From Montipora foliosa isolate CH-2021 chromosome 6, ASM3666993v2, whole genome shotgun sequence, a single genomic window includes:
- the LOC138005223 gene encoding uncharacterized protein, producing the protein MTVSAQCFQNILEVICPERFSSFSKLVRVIALVLKFIQKLKRKIEITDISMEDQNMATNLWYKDVQAKLEEKEKSSSTWEQLGVFKDANGLLRCKGRIQKSSLPYSTNHPILLSRKQHFTKLVIMQSHENVNHNGVGETLTEIRSQFWIIKGRQAVKDVLSKCVTCKKLQGRAYSSPPTPPLPAFRVSEEMAFSKVGVDFAGPLYVKNIYLSKGKMYKCYIALFTCASTRALHLELTPDLSANSFLRVLKRFFGRRGLPTLFISDNGKTFRDAKVKKFALDRNIDWKFSVPTASWWGGFFEICVKLVKRCLKKVLGNARLSYEELESVLIETEGVLNSRPLTYVYDELTETPLSPSHLVIGRRLRDQSPAITVPVNTLPDERDI; encoded by the coding sequence ATGACAGTATCCGCGCAGtgctttcaaaacattttagAAGTCATCTGTCCAGAAAGATTTAGTAGTTTCAGTAAACTTGTCAGAGTAATCGCTCTtgtgctgaaattcatccagaaGCTCAAGAGGAAGATAGAAATAACTGACATCAGTATGGAGGATCAGAATATGGCTACGAATCTCTGGTACAAAGACGTTCAAGCCAAACTTGAGGAAAAGGAGAAATCAAGTTCGACTTGGGAACAGTTAGGAGTCTTTAAGGATGCCAACGGACTTCTACGATGCAAGGGACGAATCCAGAAGTCTTCACTTCCATACTCAACAAACCATCCCATTCTGTTATCTAGAAAGCAGCATTTCACTAAGCTCGTGATCATGCAGTCCCACGAAAACGTGAATCACAATGGAGTTGGAGAAACTCTTACTGAAATCCGATCACAATTCTGGATAATCAAAGGAAGGCAAGCTGTTAAGGATGTACTTTCCAAGTGTGTTACGTGCAAGAAATTACAAGGAAGAGCCTACAGCTCTCCACCTACTCCACCACTACCTGCATTCCGAGTTTCAGAGGAAATGGCTTTCTCTAAAGTAGGTGTGGACTTTGCCGGACCCTTGTACGTGAAGAATATATACTTATCCAAGGGAAAAATGTACAAGTGTTACATTGCTCTGTTTACATGTGCTAGTACAAGAGCTTTGCACCTTGAACTTACGCCAGACCTCTCCGCCAATTCGTTCTTAAGAGTGCTGAAGCGATTCTTCGGTAGAAGAGGACTACCGACCCTGTTCATTTCAGACAACGGGAAAACTTTCCGAGATGCAAAGGTTAAGAAGTTTGCTCTTGATCGGAACATTGACTGGAAATTCAGTGTACCCACAGCCAGCTGGTGGGGCGGATTCTTCGAAATCTGTGTGAAACTTGTGAAAAGGTGTCTCAAGAAAGTGCTCGGAAATGCGAGGTTGAGTTATGAAGAGTTAGAGTCAGTGTTGATCGAAACTGAAGGCGTTTTGAATTCTAGGCCATTGACCTATGTCTACGATGAGCTAACAGAAACTCCACTCTCGCCTTCTCATCTTGTGATTGGTCGTCGACTTCGAGATCAATCTCCGGCCATCACAGTACCTGTAAACACTTTGCCAGACGAGAGAGATATTTAG
- the LOC138005224 gene encoding uncharacterized protein, translated as MFPKVLSSRLRSKLSLRPIGSDTVLIQTFGNNDPSLKQCSIVQFALECQDNLTVFINAYEVELICGSITNQTIEIAQQCYPHLQGLPVADYSQGDEDLEIDVMIGADHYWSVVQNHVVRGELHGPVAIRTRLGYVLSGPMNAASANTQISTVNVSHVMKTECQVIEENLVSDDFLLKEELSTFWDYDTLGVKDREGDFLEDYLTKVKFNRIRYEVSLPFKTEHPIIPDNYLLAQNRLVSSMQRLRSKPELLQQYDSVIIHKVVLIGDLEKAFLNIEVNPAERNLLRFLWVDDINSPNPEVITLRFTRLVFGLVCSPFILNVTLRNHLTRYENIDPEFVAAVVRALYVDDFASGENSVTKCFELYHKLKLRFREGGFNMRKWASNSEELTEMIKRAEESLSWEPELSCKATPTLTEPNIEEEDWTVSNSNNNVSEETVVKVMGVQWDRMEDNFEFDLATFSRQALEGTFTKRTLLSSTARFYDPLGLLSPVILPLKCMFQEICHLKLGWDEALPEGLALRRKELLQDMWEVSRIVVPRCILGDVQVEDVTSIQLHGFADTSKPACGANFYIRLTTSGTSSVCLLASKTRVAPLIGESIPRLELKAALSLANLMTAVHEALTCTMKIDAVFNWTDSQIVLVDQ; from the coding sequence ATGTTCCCAAAAGTCTTAAGCTCACGGTTAAGGAGCAAATTGAGCTTACGACCAATTGGAAGCGATACAGTTCTAATACAAACTTTTGGAAACAATGATCCCTCATTGAAACAATGTAGCATCGTTCAGTTTGCATTGGAATGTCAAGACAATTTGACAGTGTTCATTAATGCTTATGAAGTTGAGTTGATCTGTGGTTCCATCACAAACCAGACCATTGAAATTGCACAACAGTGTTACCCACATCTGCAAGGCTTACCTGTAGCTGATTACTCACAAGGTGATGAGGATCTAGAAATTGATGTCATGATTGGAGCAGATCATTACTGGTCTGTGGTTCAGAATCACGTGGTAAGGGGGGAGCTACATGGACCAGTGGCAATTCGTACAAGATTAGGATATGTATTGAGTGGTCCTATGAATGCGGCAAGTGCGAATACACAGATATCAACTGTTAACGTGTCCCATGTTATGAAAACTGAATGTCAAGTCATTGAAGAGAACTTAGTTTCAGATGATTTCTTACTGAAAGAGGAGCTAAGTACGTTTTGGGACTATGACACTCTTGGAGTAAAGGATAGAGAGGGAGATTTTCTTGAAGACTATCTTACCAAAGTGAAGTTCAATAGAATCCGTTATGAAGTGTCTCTTCCCTTCAAGACTGAACACCCGATTATTCCAGACAATTACTTGTTGGCACAGAATCGCCTTGTTTCTTCCATGCAAAGATTAAGGTCCAAGCCAGAATTGCTCCAACAATATGACAGTGTCATCATCCATAAAGTGGTTTTGATTGGTGATTTAGAAAAAGCATTCTTGAACATTGAAGTCAATCCAGCAGAGAGAAACTTGTTAAGGTTCCTATGGGTAGATGACATCAACTCCCCGAATCCAGAAGTGATTACACTGAGATTCACTCGTCTTGTTTTTGGTCTAGTTTGCTCTCcatttattttgaatgtaaCATTGAGGAACCACTTAACAAGGTATGAGAACATTGATCCTGAATTTGTGGCTGCTGTTGTGAGAGCTTTGTATGTTGATGACTTTGCATCTGGAGAGAACTCGGTAACGAAGTGTTTTGAACTTTACCACAAGTTGAAGTTGCGGTTCAGAGAAGGAGGTTTTAATATGAGAAAGTGGGCATCGAACAGTGAAGAGTTAACTGAAATGATCAAAAGAGCAGAAGAATCTTTGTCTTGGGAACCGGAGCTGTCTTGTAAGGCTACTCCTACATTGACCGAGCCGAACATTGAGGAAGAAGATTGGACAGtgtcaaattcaaacaacaATGTGAGCGAAGAAACCGTTGTCAAAGTAATGGGAGTTCAATGGGATCGGATGGAAGATAATTTCGAGTTTGATCTTGCTACCTTTTCTAGACAAGCCTTAGAGGGAACTTTCACTAAACGGACATTATTGAGCAGTACTGCTCGATTCTATGATCCATTAGGCTTGCTGTCACCAGTTATCTTACCTTTAAAGTGCATGTTCCAAGAAATTTGTCATTTAAAACTTGGTTGGGATGAAGCTTTGCCGGAAGGTCTCGCGTTGCGCAGGAAGGAGTTACTACAAGACATGTGGGAAGTCTCAAGGATTGTAGTGCCTCGTTGCATCCTGGGTGATGTTCAAGTCGAAGACGTCACGTCTATTCAACTGCATGGGTTCGCAGATACTAGCAAGCCTGCGTGTGGAGCAAATTTCTACATCAGGTTGACAACCTCTGGAACCAGTTCTGTTTGCCTTCTAGCGTCCAAAACAAGAGTTGCTCCCCTGATTGGTGAATCAATCCCTCGACTGGAATTAAAGGCCGCCTTGTCACTTGCGAATTTGATGACAGCCGTGCATGAGGCATTGACCTGCACTATGAAGATAGACGCTGTTTTCAATTGGACTGACTCTCAGATCGTGTTGGTGGATCAATAG
- the LOC138008914 gene encoding growth hormone secretagogue receptor type 1-like gives MYAPTKAEGIAVCSVFIVADVFIVSGNLLTLVLFALSKQLRKRSIFLVINMAISDMLLGILTLPIYIVMMGNSYRLWNFKRSRNVTRSFSFVDTALSQASLLSAAFISLERFHAIFWPLKHRTLSLQAYRVGISVVWVLSILVSTIFNLLLWLKSAKECLYLWIPYAVTILLLLCSCNIGIWRKSLHRAVVSQQNIVNSQRLTKTLLFVSMLALICWLSLVVTNYLYDVHEISASWLTLASSNANILNYINSCINPVIYAFKIPEFKRALRFLAAGKKEIPTVMKDKSSEKSGASVLAFDNQDMDTKL, from the coding sequence ATGTATGCTCCTACTAAAGCAGAAGGAATCGCTGTCTGTAGCGTTTTCATAGTGGCAGATGTCTTCATTGTCAGTGGAAACCTCCTCACACTTGTTCTCTTTGCGTTAAGCAAACAACTTCGCAAAAGAAGCATATTCTTGGTCATAAACATGGCAATTTCTGATATGCTGCTAGGAATTTTGACTTTACCCATCTACATTGTGATGATGGGAAATTCTTATCGACTTTGGAACTTTAAAAGAAGTCGAAATGTGACAAGATCATTCTCTTTTGTCGACACCGCTCTCTCACAGGCTTCTTTACTTTCTGCAGCTTTTATCTCCTTGGAAAGATTTCATGCTATCTTCTGGCCTCTCAAGCACCGAACTCTGTCCCTTCAAGCTTATCGCGTTGGTATTTCTGTTGTATGGGTACTTTCTATCCTTGTCTCTACAATCTTCAACTTGCTACTATGGTTAAAATCAGCAAAGGAGTGTTTATACTTGTGGATACCTTATGCTGTAACTATATTGCTGCTCCTCTGCAGCTGTAACATTGGTATTTGGAGGAAATCTCTACACAGAGCTGTTGTTTCGCAACAAAACATAGTAAATTCGCAGCGACTGACAAAAACGTTGTTGTTTGTATCAATGCTTGCTTTAATTTGTTGGCTCTCTTTAGTCGTGACGAACTATTTGTATGATGTTCATGAGATCTCGGCATCGTGGCTCACTCTTGCATCAAGTAATGCTAACATTTTGAACTATATTAATTCTTGCATAAATCCGGTGATATATGCATTTAAAATTCCTGAGTTTAAGCGAGCTCTGCGATTTCTTGCTGCGGGGAAAAAGGAAATACCAACAGTCATGAAAGATAAGAGTAGTGAGAAAAGTGGTGCTAGCGTTTTGGCATTTGACAATCAAGACATGGACACCAAATTATAA